A single genomic interval of Acidovorax sp. 1608163 harbors:
- the cysT gene encoding sulfate ABC transporter permease subunit CysT has translation MTTANAVAAAPAGRRAPKRVLPGFGLSLGYTLFYLSIIVLIPLSALIFKTFTLTWEQFWAAISAPRVMASYRLTFGASFLAALVNLVFGLLIAWVLVRYKFPGKKIVDALVDLPFALPTAVAGISLTALLAGNGWVGSILEPMGIQLAFKPAGIVIALIFIGLPFVVRTVQPVLEDAEKELEEAATCLGATRLQTFTKVILPSITPALLTGFAMAFARAVGEYGSVIFIAGNMPMVSEITPLIIIGKLEQYDYAGATAVAVVMLVISFILLLVINALQAWQRRHTGAPA, from the coding sequence ATGACCACTGCGAATGCTGTGGCCGCAGCCCCGGCCGGTCGGCGTGCGCCCAAACGCGTGCTGCCCGGCTTCGGGCTGTCGCTGGGCTACACCCTGTTTTATTTGAGCATCATCGTGCTGATCCCTCTGTCGGCACTGATCTTCAAAACCTTCACGCTCACCTGGGAGCAGTTCTGGGCCGCCATCAGTGCGCCGCGTGTGATGGCGTCGTACCGGCTGACTTTCGGCGCCTCGTTCCTGGCGGCGCTGGTCAACCTGGTGTTCGGCCTGCTGATCGCCTGGGTGCTGGTGCGCTACAAGTTTCCGGGCAAGAAAATCGTGGACGCGCTGGTGGACCTGCCTTTTGCGCTGCCCACCGCCGTGGCGGGTATCTCGCTCACGGCTTTGCTGGCGGGCAATGGCTGGGTGGGCAGCATTCTGGAGCCCATGGGCATCCAGTTGGCGTTCAAGCCTGCGGGCATCGTGATTGCGCTCATCTTCATCGGCCTGCCGTTTGTGGTGCGCACCGTGCAGCCCGTGCTGGAAGACGCCGAGAAAGAGCTGGAAGAAGCCGCCACCTGCCTGGGCGCCACGCGCCTGCAGACCTTCACCAAGGTCATCCTGCCCTCCATCACCCCTGCGCTGCTCACCGGCTTTGCCATGGCGTTTGCGCGGGCGGTGGGCGAGTACGGCTCGGTCATCTTCATCGCAGGCAACATGCCCATGGTTTCTGAAATCACGCCTTTGATCATCATCGGCAAGCTGGAGCAGTACGACTACGCAGGCGCGACCGCCGTGGCCGTCGTCATGCTGGTGATCTCATTCATCTTGCTTTTGGTCATTAACGCATTGCAGGCTTGGCAACGCCGGCACACGGGGGCACCAGCATGA
- a CDS encoding sulfate ABC transporter substrate-binding protein — translation MTSLKLKTLLAALALTVSGVAGAQNALLNVSYDVAREFYKDYNAAFIAHYKKTTGQDVKVDQSHAGSSAQARAVNDGLAADVVTMNTTTDVQFLADSGVVAKDWTKKFPHDASPTTSTMLFLVRNGNPKNIKDWEDLIKPGVQVIVVNPKTGGNGRYAYLAAWGAVREKGGTEAQAAEFVGKLYKNVPVLAKGGRDATATFLQRNQGDVLITFESEVVSIDREFGAGKVDAVYPSVSVVAENPVAVVERTVAKKGTGALAKAYLDYLYSEEAQEIAAKHAIRPRSEAVLKKYADTFKPLKQFTVAKYFGSLTEAQKVHFNDGGQFDKLYTPGAK, via the coding sequence ATGACTTCTTTGAAACTCAAGACCCTTTTGGCTGCTTTGGCCCTGACTGTCAGTGGCGTGGCTGGCGCCCAGAACGCGCTGCTCAATGTGTCTTATGACGTAGCCCGTGAGTTCTACAAGGACTACAACGCCGCCTTCATCGCCCACTACAAGAAGACCACCGGGCAAGACGTGAAGGTGGACCAGTCGCATGCAGGCTCCAGCGCCCAGGCGCGTGCCGTGAACGACGGCCTGGCGGCTGATGTGGTCACCATGAACACCACCACCGACGTGCAGTTTCTGGCCGACAGCGGTGTGGTCGCGAAAGACTGGACCAAGAAATTCCCGCACGACGCATCGCCCACCACCTCGACCATGCTGTTCTTGGTGCGCAACGGCAACCCCAAGAACATCAAGGACTGGGAAGACCTCATCAAGCCCGGCGTGCAGGTGATCGTGGTGAACCCCAAGACGGGCGGCAACGGCCGCTACGCCTACCTGGCCGCGTGGGGCGCCGTGCGTGAAAAGGGCGGCACCGAGGCGCAGGCCGCCGAATTTGTGGGCAAGCTCTACAAGAACGTGCCCGTGCTGGCCAAGGGCGGGCGCGATGCCACGGCCACCTTCCTGCAGCGCAACCAGGGCGATGTGTTGATCACGTTCGAGTCCGAAGTCGTGTCGATCGACCGTGAGTTTGGCGCGGGCAAGGTCGATGCGGTGTACCCCTCGGTGAGCGTGGTGGCCGAGAACCCCGTGGCAGTGGTCGAGCGCACCGTGGCCAAGAAGGGCACCGGCGCATTGGCCAAGGCTTACCTGGACTACCTGTACTCTGAAGAGGCCCAGGAAATCGCCGCCAAGCACGCCATCCGCCCCCGCTCGGAAGCCGTGCTCAAGAAATACGCCGACACCTTCAAGCCCCTCAAGCAGTTCACCGTGGCCAAGTACTTTGGCTCGCTGACCGAAGCGCAAAAAGTGCACTTCAACGACGGCGGTCAGTTCGACAAGCTCTATACCCCGGGCGCCAAGTAA
- a CDS encoding alpha/beta hydrolase, whose protein sequence is MTSTPIIIVPGWRDSGPGHWQTLWADRLPEARRVVQDDWITPTRAAWVAQLEKTVLAQEQPVVIVAHSLGCIATTHMGPEAAARVRGALLVAPADPERRAILSDFAPVPYAALPYRSILVASSNDPYCPIRLAGAYARAWGSEFVRMQNAGHINVESGHGEWPLGRALLQSLTDEGGGGSEWSASPAQVPQAVAANLL, encoded by the coding sequence GTGACCTCCACACCCATCATCATCGTGCCCGGTTGGCGCGATTCCGGCCCCGGGCACTGGCAAACCCTGTGGGCAGATCGCCTGCCTGAGGCGCGCCGTGTAGTGCAAGACGACTGGATCACGCCCACCCGCGCCGCCTGGGTCGCGCAGCTGGAGAAAACCGTGCTGGCGCAGGAGCAGCCGGTGGTGATCGTGGCGCACAGCCTGGGCTGCATTGCCACCACCCACATGGGGCCCGAGGCTGCGGCGCGGGTGCGCGGTGCGCTGCTGGTGGCCCCGGCAGACCCCGAACGCCGTGCCATCCTCAGTGACTTTGCCCCTGTGCCTTACGCAGCGTTGCCGTACCGCAGCATTCTGGTGGCCAGCAGCAATGACCCGTACTGCCCGATTCGCTTGGCCGGTGCCTACGCCCGTGCATGGGGCAGCGAGTTTGTGCGCATGCAGAACGCAGGCCATATCAACGTGGAATCCGGGCACGGCGAATGGCCTTTGGGCCGGGCGCTGCTGCAATCGCTGACGGACGAGGGCGGTGGGGGCTCTGAGTGGTCTGCATCGCCTGCCCAAGTACCCCAGGCTGTGGCTGCCAATTTGCTATGA
- a CDS encoding peroxiredoxin — MTTLRLGDTAPDFTQESTAGPIRFHEWAGGSWVVLFSHPADFTPVCTTELGKTAALASEFAKRGVKPIAVSVDPVDSHQKWVHDINDTQNTTVNFPILADADRKVADLYDMIHPNASTTVTVRSVFIIDPKKVIRTTFTYPASTGRNFDEILRVIDSLQLTDSHKVATPANWKDGDDVIIVPSLQDPAEIAQRFPKGFKAVRPYLRITPQPNK; from the coding sequence ATGACCACGCTGCGCCTGGGCGACACCGCCCCTGACTTCACACAGGAATCCACCGCTGGCCCGATCCGCTTCCATGAATGGGCGGGTGGTTCCTGGGTGGTGCTTTTCTCGCACCCTGCCGATTTCACGCCGGTGTGCACTACCGAATTGGGCAAAACAGCGGCATTGGCCAGCGAGTTCGCCAAGCGTGGCGTCAAGCCCATTGCGGTGAGCGTGGACCCCGTGGATTCGCACCAGAAGTGGGTGCACGACATCAACGACACGCAGAACACCACGGTGAACTTTCCCATCCTGGCCGATGCGGACCGCAAGGTGGCGGACCTGTACGACATGATCCACCCGAACGCTTCGACCACGGTGACGGTGCGCAGTGTGTTCATCATCGACCCGAAGAAGGTGATTCGCACCACCTTCACCTACCCGGCCAGTACGGGGCGCAATTTTGACGAAATCCTGCGTGTGATTGACTCGTTGCAGCTCACCGACAGCCACAAGGTGGCCACTCCCGCCAATTGGAAAGATGGCGACGACGTGATCATCGTGCCCAGCCTGCAAGACCCGGCCGAGATCGCGCAGCGCTTTCCCAAGGGTTTCAAAGCCGTGCGCCCCTACCTGCGCATCACCCCTCAGCCCAACAAGTAA
- a CDS encoding methyl-accepting chemotaxis protein, with amino-acid sequence MKNLKISTRLSGAFALLVFMLVALAVAAMAQLSAIRAATVEISDNWLPSIEVVNSIDSQASELRLIVLTHIMNTDEAAMAKIDQQLLAGRAKMAQLRKTYEALISSPEEKKLYEEFSSNWTKYIGVNDTALAHSRKNENDQAKAIVEGESAKLFAVSGDILDKLVKLNSDGAADAKKDAESTYATARNTLLIVAALAIALAIAAALWLIRSITAPLSRAVEVADQVAAGDLSAHIEVTSTDETGQLLGALQRMQQSLVRTVSVVRQNSESVASASAEIASGNNDLSARTEQQASALEETAASMEELGSTVRQNADNARTANQLAMSASTVATQGGEVVAEVVETMKGINASSNKIADIISVIDGIAFQTNILALNAAVEAARAGEQGRGFAVVATEVRNLAGRSAEAAKEIKSLIMASVERVEQGTLLVDKAGSTMTEVVTAIRRVTDIMGEISAASSEQSAGVGQVGEAVTQMDQATQQNAALVEEMAAAASSLNSQAGELVNAVAVFKLAHDASSSYNAPRSSYSARTSSPGASSLGKTPSARPALSKPKATTAKAPAQSKPAASLAAPQAAAPAPKATPAPKAAKAGGNDDEWESF; translated from the coding sequence ATGAAAAACTTGAAGATTTCCACCCGCCTGTCTGGCGCGTTTGCGTTGCTGGTGTTCATGCTGGTGGCTTTGGCAGTCGCCGCCATGGCTCAACTGTCGGCTATTCGCGCGGCGACTGTCGAGATCAGTGACAACTGGTTGCCTAGCATTGAGGTGGTCAACAGCATTGATTCGCAAGCCTCTGAACTGCGCCTGATTGTGCTGACCCACATCATGAACACCGACGAGGCTGCCATGGCCAAGATCGACCAGCAACTGCTGGCGGGCCGCGCAAAAATGGCCCAGCTGCGAAAGACGTATGAAGCTCTCATCAGCAGTCCTGAAGAGAAGAAACTCTACGAAGAATTTTCCAGCAATTGGACCAAGTACATCGGCGTCAATGACACGGCACTGGCCCACTCGCGCAAGAACGAAAACGACCAGGCCAAGGCAATCGTGGAAGGCGAGTCCGCCAAGCTTTTTGCAGTGAGCGGGGATATCCTGGACAAGCTGGTCAAGCTCAACAGCGATGGTGCCGCAGACGCCAAAAAAGACGCCGAAAGCACCTACGCGACCGCGCGCAACACCCTGTTGATCGTGGCCGCGCTGGCCATCGCCCTGGCCATTGCCGCCGCCCTGTGGCTCATCCGCTCCATCACCGCCCCCCTGTCCCGCGCCGTAGAAGTGGCCGACCAAGTGGCCGCAGGCGACCTCAGCGCCCACATCGAAGTCACCTCCACCGACGAAACCGGCCAGTTGCTCGGAGCCCTGCAACGCATGCAGCAAAGCCTGGTGCGCACCGTCTCCGTCGTACGCCAGAACTCAGAAAGCGTGGCCTCTGCCAGCGCCGAGATTGCCTCCGGCAACAACGACCTGAGCGCCCGCACCGAACAGCAAGCCAGCGCCCTGGAAGAAACCGCAGCCTCCATGGAAGAACTCGGCTCCACCGTGCGCCAAAACGCAGACAACGCCCGCACCGCCAACCAACTGGCCATGAGCGCATCGACCGTCGCCACCCAAGGCGGAGAAGTGGTTGCCGAAGTGGTGGAGACCATGAAAGGCATCAACGCCAGCAGCAACAAGATTGCAGACATCATCAGCGTGATCGACGGCATCGCCTTCCAGACCAACATCCTGGCGCTGAACGCCGCCGTGGAAGCCGCCCGGGCAGGCGAGCAAGGCCGAGGCTTTGCCGTGGTGGCCACCGAAGTACGCAACCTGGCAGGACGCAGCGCAGAAGCGGCCAAAGAAATCAAGAGCCTGATCATGGCCAGCGTAGAGCGGGTAGAGCAAGGCACCCTGCTGGTAGACAAAGCAGGCAGCACCATGACCGAAGTCGTCACGGCCATCCGGCGCGTGACCGACATCATGGGAGAGATCAGCGCAGCCAGCAGCGAACAAAGCGCAGGGGTAGGCCAAGTGGGCGAAGCGGTGACGCAAATGGACCAGGCGACCCAGCAAAACGCGGCCTTGGTGGAAGAAATGGCGGCAGCGGCCAGCAGCCTCAACAGCCAGGCGGGCGAGCTGGTCAACGCGGTGGCAGTGTTCAAACTGGCCCACGATGCCAGCAGCAGCTACAACGCCCCTAGAAGCAGCTACAGCGCCCGAACCAGCAGCCCCGGTGCCAGCAGCCTGGGCAAAACCCCCAGCGCCCGGCCTGCACTGAGCAAGCCCAAGGCGACAACGGCAAAAGCGCCAGCCCAAAGCAAGCCAGCGGCGAGCCTGGCGGCCCCTCAAGCAGCAGCGCCTGCACCCAAGGCAACGCCAGCCCCCAAAGCAGCGAAGGCCGGGGGCAATGACGATGAGTGGGAGAGCTTCTAA
- a CDS encoding nucleoside recognition domain-containing protein yields the protein MLNTLWLGFFLTAAIAALAQWLLGGQAQVFAAMVESLFAMAKLSVEVMVLLFGTLTLWLGFLRIAEKAGIVDVLARWLAPLFARLMPEVPRGHPALGLMTLNFAANALGLDNAATPMGLKAMRALQELNREPATATNAQILFLVLNASSLTLLPVTIFMYRMQQGAHDPTLVFLPILLATSASTLAGLLAVAVVQRLPLWHPVVLAYLLPVALVLGGFMALLSSLSAAALAQLSSLLGNLTLFGLVVAFVAIGAWRKVPVYEAFVEGAREGFDVAKGLLPYLVAMLCAVGVLRASGALGYALEGIRWCVNTLGVDARFVDALPTALVKPFSGSAARAMLIETMQTQGVDSFAALAAATIQGSTETTFYVLAVYFGAVGIQRARHAVACALVAELAGVVAAIAVCYQFFG from the coding sequence ATGCTCAACACCCTTTGGCTGGGCTTTTTCCTGACAGCAGCCATTGCCGCGCTGGCCCAGTGGCTTCTGGGCGGCCAAGCCCAGGTGTTTGCGGCCATGGTCGAGTCGCTGTTTGCCATGGCCAAGCTCTCGGTGGAGGTGATGGTGCTGCTGTTTGGCACGCTCACGCTGTGGTTGGGCTTTTTGCGCATTGCAGAGAAGGCCGGTATTGTGGATGTGCTGGCGCGCTGGCTGGCGCCCCTGTTTGCCCGCCTGATGCCCGAGGTGCCACGTGGCCACCCTGCCCTGGGCTTGATGACTTTGAACTTTGCCGCCAACGCCCTGGGGCTGGACAACGCCGCCACCCCCATGGGGCTCAAAGCGATGCGCGCGCTGCAAGAGTTGAACCGAGAGCCCGCCACTGCCACCAACGCGCAGATTCTGTTCCTGGTGCTCAACGCCTCATCGCTCACGCTGCTGCCCGTCACCATCTTCATGTACCGCATGCAGCAAGGGGCGCACGACCCTACGCTGGTGTTTTTGCCCATCTTGCTGGCGACCTCGGCATCCACCCTGGCCGGGCTGCTGGCCGTGGCCGTGGTGCAGCGGCTGCCGCTGTGGCACCCGGTGGTGCTGGCGTATTTGCTGCCGGTGGCGCTGGTGCTGGGCGGCTTCATGGCGCTGCTCAGCAGCCTGAGTGCGGCGGCGCTGGCGCAGTTGTCCTCGCTGCTGGGCAACCTCACGCTGTTTGGGCTGGTGGTGGCGTTTGTGGCGATTGGTGCCTGGCGCAAGGTGCCGGTGTACGAAGCCTTTGTGGAGGGCGCGCGCGAGGGCTTTGATGTGGCCAAAGGGCTGCTGCCCTACCTGGTGGCCATGCTGTGCGCAGTAGGCGTGCTGCGGGCATCGGGGGCACTGGGGTATGCCCTGGAGGGGATTCGCTGGTGCGTGAACACCCTGGGGGTGGATGCCAGGTTTGTGGATGCGCTTCCGACCGCGCTGGTCAAGCCGTTTTCAGGCAGCGCGGCGCGGGCCATGCTGATCGAAACCATGCAGACACAGGGCGTAGACAGCTTTGCCGCGCTGGCTGCGGCCACCATCCAGGGCAGCACCGAAACCACGTTTTACGTGCTGGCGGTGTACTTTGGGGCCGTGGGCATTCAGCGCGCCCGGCACGCCGTGGCCTGTGCGCTGGTGGCCGAGCTGGCCGGGGTGGTGGCGGCCATTGCGGTGTGCTACCAGTTTTTTGGTTGA
- a CDS encoding ZIP family metal transporter, with product MSTPHASHAPSQAPVAASPAPAYVGAGEDGEGGDGTVQPPYLRWQGHWRQRLGLGIVLLGAVVLALHGWRMVATQPLVRDALLGGLLAALATALGAVPVWFSQQLSARVQDTLFGFGAGVMLAACSFSLILPGLQAARAAGAGGWAAGGTIGTAILLGAAALLCLERWLPHEHFIKGVEGQASRTLRRTWLFVFAIALHNLPEGLAIGVAYAGGDALRAGALTTGIAIQDVPEGLVVAVALLAAGYRRTLAVGLGMASGLVEPLGAVLGAVVISHSASLLPWGLGFAAGAMLFVISHEIIPESHRKGHEAWATGGLMWGFVLMMLLDTALG from the coding sequence ATGTCTACACCGCATGCTTCCCACGCGCCATCCCAAGCACCGGTGGCTGCAAGCCCCGCCCCAGCCTATGTGGGGGCGGGGGAGGACGGGGAGGGCGGTGATGGCACCGTGCAACCCCCCTATCTGCGCTGGCAGGGCCACTGGCGCCAGCGCCTGGGCTTGGGCATCGTGTTGTTGGGGGCGGTGGTGCTGGCCTTGCATGGCTGGCGCATGGTGGCCACGCAGCCACTGGTGCGCGATGCCTTGCTGGGCGGGCTGTTGGCGGCCTTGGCCACCGCGCTGGGGGCCGTGCCGGTGTGGTTCTCGCAGCAGTTGTCTGCCCGCGTGCAAGACACCTTGTTTGGCTTTGGTGCGGGCGTCATGCTGGCGGCCTGCTCGTTCTCGCTGATCTTGCCGGGCCTGCAAGCCGCCCGCGCGGCGGGTGCCGGTGGCTGGGCCGCTGGGGGCACCATAGGCACGGCCATTTTGCTGGGGGCTGCGGCACTGCTGTGCCTGGAGCGGTGGCTGCCGCACGAGCATTTCATCAAAGGGGTCGAGGGCCAGGCCTCGCGCACGCTGCGGCGCACTTGGCTGTTTGTGTTTGCGATTGCGCTGCACAACCTGCCCGAAGGGTTGGCCATTGGCGTGGCCTACGCTGGCGGCGATGCCTTGCGTGCCGGTGCATTGACCACAGGCATTGCCATCCAGGATGTGCCCGAGGGGCTGGTGGTGGCCGTGGCGCTGCTGGCTGCGGGCTACCGGCGCACGCTGGCCGTGGGGCTGGGCATGGCCTCGGGGTTGGTCGAGCCCTTGGGGGCCGTGCTGGGGGCGGTGGTCATCAGCCACTCGGCCAGCCTGCTGCCCTGGGGCCTCGGCTTTGCTGCGGGGGCCATGCTGTTTGTCATCAGCCACGAGATCATTCCCGAATCCCACCGCAAGGGGCACGAGGCCTGGGCCACGGGCGGGCTGATGTGGGGCTTTGTGCTGATGATGCTGCTGGACACCGCGCTGGGCTGA
- a CDS encoding superoxide dismutase, whose protein sequence is MPYELPLLLYAYDALEPHVDARTMEIHHTRHHQTYINNLNAALQGTPHADLPIDELVSRLVLLPEALQPAVRNNGGGHANHSLFWRVMSPTGGGLPQGDLARAIDAELGGFDAFKDAFTKAAISRFGSGWAWLSVSPQGTLVVESTGNQDSPLMSGLMSGNTPILGLDVWEHAYYLHYQNRRADYIAAFYNVIDWPEVARRYAQARG, encoded by the coding sequence TTGCCCTACGAACTGCCCCTGTTGCTCTATGCCTATGACGCGCTGGAGCCGCATGTGGATGCCCGCACCATGGAGATCCACCACACCCGTCACCACCAGACCTACATCAACAACCTGAATGCCGCGTTGCAAGGCACACCGCATGCCGACTTGCCGATTGACGAGCTGGTGTCGCGCCTGGTGCTGCTGCCCGAGGCGCTGCAGCCCGCCGTGCGCAACAACGGCGGCGGGCATGCCAACCACAGCCTGTTCTGGCGCGTGATGTCGCCCACCGGCGGTGGCTTGCCGCAGGGCGATTTGGCCCGCGCCATCGACGCAGAGCTGGGCGGATTTGATGCGTTCAAAGACGCCTTCACCAAGGCCGCCATCAGCCGCTTTGGCAGCGGCTGGGCCTGGCTCAGTGTGTCGCCGCAGGGCACGCTGGTGGTGGAGAGCACAGGCAACCAGGACAGCCCGCTCATGTCTGGCCTGATGTCGGGCAACACCCCCATCCTGGGGCTGGACGTGTGGGAGCACGCCTACTACCTGCACTACCAGAACCGGCGTGCCGACTACATCGCCGCCTTTTACAACGTTATCGACTGGCCCGAGGTGGCCCGCCGCTACGCGCAGGCGCGGGGCTGA
- a CDS encoding cyclic nucleotide-binding domain-containing protein: protein MLVEGRVSITREGWQLSTLGPGVTLGEMTYLQPEHKIRSATAVAETDVLVLKVRNPSLMEASADLQSRFDKAFIKVLVSRLVATSKQLGAWELSAPQD from the coding sequence GTGCTGGTGGAAGGGCGCGTCAGCATCACCCGGGAGGGCTGGCAGCTGAGCACGCTGGGCCCGGGTGTGACGCTGGGCGAAATGACGTACTTGCAGCCCGAGCACAAGATCCGCAGCGCCACCGCTGTGGCCGAGACGGATGTGCTGGTGCTCAAGGTGCGTAATCCCTCGCTGATGGAAGCCTCTGCCGATCTGCAGTCGCGCTTTGACAAGGCGTTCATCAAGGTGCTGGTGTCGCGCCTGGTGGCCACCAGCAAGCAGCTGGGCGCGTGGGAGTTGAGTGCGCCGCAGGATTGA
- a CDS encoding serine/threonine-protein kinase, whose product MSHPTDLPFHIGKYQVQAELGRGATGVVYLAVDGFKGRQVAIKEVHAHLLRKPDDAERYRKLLRNEVMLTARLRHPNIVRLLDADEQATQPYLVLEYVDGQPLSAFTTPDTLLPVAQVLDIAYKCCNALEHAQREGLVHRDIKPANVLLSQEGEVKLTDFGAALAVRSDATQLAGLVGSPSYMSPEQVQEQDLTHHSDMFSLAVVVYELLTGRRPFDAETDFATLYRITHEAPTAPRLLRTDLPEHLDAVLLRALAKQPQDRFATWADFANALLAVQHALPAQRSQDSEAQRFALLRALPFFADFHDVALWELMRLGRWRWAPRAKSSCLKASPATRSTCWWKGASASPGRAGS is encoded by the coding sequence ATGAGCCATCCCACTGATTTGCCCTTTCACATCGGCAAGTACCAGGTGCAGGCCGAACTGGGGCGGGGCGCCACCGGGGTGGTGTACCTGGCGGTGGACGGTTTCAAGGGCCGCCAGGTGGCCATCAAAGAGGTGCACGCCCACCTGCTGCGCAAGCCTGACGATGCCGAGCGCTACCGCAAGCTGCTGCGCAACGAGGTGATGCTCACGGCCCGGCTGCGGCACCCCAACATCGTGCGACTGCTCGATGCGGACGAGCAGGCGACCCAGCCTTACCTGGTGCTGGAGTATGTGGATGGCCAGCCCCTGTCGGCCTTCACCACGCCCGACACCTTGCTGCCCGTGGCCCAGGTGCTCGACATTGCCTACAAGTGCTGCAACGCGCTTGAGCATGCCCAGCGCGAAGGCCTGGTGCACCGCGACATCAAGCCCGCCAACGTGCTGCTGTCCCAAGAGGGCGAGGTCAAGCTCACCGATTTTGGCGCCGCCCTGGCGGTGCGCAGCGATGCCACACAACTGGCCGGGTTGGTGGGCTCGCCCTCGTACATGTCGCCCGAACAGGTGCAAGAGCAGGACCTGACGCACCACAGCGACATGTTCTCGCTGGCCGTGGTGGTGTACGAACTGCTGACCGGGCGCCGCCCGTTCGATGCCGAAACCGACTTCGCCACGCTCTACCGCATCACCCACGAAGCGCCCACCGCACCGCGCCTGCTGCGCACCGATTTGCCCGAACACCTGGACGCCGTGCTGCTGCGCGCCCTGGCCAAGCAGCCCCAAGACCGCTTTGCCACCTGGGCCGACTTTGCCAACGCCTTGCTGGCCGTGCAGCACGCGCTGCCCGCCCAGCGCTCGCAAGACTCTGAAGCGCAGCGCTTTGCCTTGCTGCGGGCACTGCCGTTTTTTGCAGACTTCCACGACGTGGCGCTGTGGGAGTTGATGCGCCTGGGCCGCTGGCGCTGGGCCCCAAGGGCAAAGTCATCCTGTTTGAAGGCCAGCCCGGCGACTCGTTCTACGTGCTGGTGGAAGGGCGCGTCAGCATCACCCGGGAGGGCTGGCAGCTGA